The Cyprinus carpio isolate SPL01 chromosome A10, ASM1834038v1, whole genome shotgun sequence nucleotide sequence TCCGTGAATGTagtgaaaatgaaaggaaaatcaCACTTCAAGttcaaacaaaaagacaaaaagagagacGATGATCAAACACAGTTTGACTGTAAGAAGTGTGGTGAAACGCACAGACCGAGACAATGCCCTGCATTTGGAAAAACATGTGCAAAGTGTAAAAAGCAAAATCACTATGCGAAAATGTGTCataccagaaaaaaaatacacatagtGCAGGATGACCCAGATGACAGTGATGATTTGAGCGagacatttttcatcaaaatggtGTCATGTGAGAAAAGCTACATACAGCCCCAAAATGCAAGTGACACAGAGCATGCTGTACGTGCAGTAAAAGATGATAAATGGACTGCACCTCTGTTAGTCAATGGGACACTAGTAACCTTCAAAATTGACACCGGAGCCAAAGCCAACTTGATCAATGAAAATGATCTGAAAGCTCTTGAAGAGAAACCAAAAAGAGTTGCAGACAAGACAATGTCATTAAAAGCATACAACAATCAGCCAATAAAAACTATGGGTAGTTGTAGGCTCAAATTGACTGCAAAAGGGCAGACAACACCACTTGATGTTTACAATAGTGCCAAGTGGACACGAGTCGATCCTTGGAGACAAAGCATCTGAAGATCTTGGACTAGTCAAGAGGATCTACCAGATCAACAGTGATAACATAAAAATAGACAATCAAATCAAAATGCTGTCACAAAGCGAAGGTAGTACAAGTATTGTGAACAAATACGCGACTGTCTTTAAAGGACATGGTACACTACCTTACACTTACAAAATACAGCTCAAGGAAGATGCTAAACCTGTAGTGCATGCCCCAAGGAGAGTGCCAGCACCCTCATAAAGCAGGACTTAAAAAGGAACTGAACAGAATGACACAGATGGGAGTCATCGAGCGAGTGGAAGAGCCCACAGACTGGGTAAATTCCATCacatgtgttaaaaaaaagaaactcccCTGAGTTACGTGTCTGCCTAGATCCTAAAGatttgaatgaaaatattaaaagagaACATTATCAAATCCCAAAGAGAGAAGAAATTCTGAGTGACATGGCCGGTGCAAAGTACTTCAGCAAATTAGACGCCTCGCATGGATTTTGGGCAGCTGAAACTGGACCCAGAAAGCAGCAGGTACACCACCTTTAAACACACCATTTGGGCGTTACTGTTTTCTGAGGCTTCCATTTGGCATCAAGTCAGCGCCAGAGATCTTTCACAGAGCTATGGAGTCAATCATAGAGGGTCTAGAAGGAACACGAGTGTACATTGATGACATAGTTGTCTGgggaaacacaaaacaacaacatgatgAGAGACTTGAGAAGCTGTTACAGAGAGTGAAAAAGTatggactaaaactaaaaagagagaaatgtctTGTTGGAGTGACAGAAATGACATTCTTAGGAGACAAGCTCACAGCAAACGGCGTGCTTCCAGACAAAACAAAAGTGCAAGCCATACTGAATATGCCAGCTCCAACTGATAAAAAAGGAGTTTTGCGAGCAATGGGGATGGTAAACTTTCTGGGTAAGTTCATTCCCAACCTCTCCTCAAAAACGAAATGCCTCAGAGAACTGCTGCATCACAACGTTGCATTTGAGTGGAccacaaaacatgaaaaagaatgGAAAGAACTGAAGAGAACTGTGACTGCTGAACCAGTTTTAACCTACTTTGATCCAACAAAACCAACCAAAGTCTCCACTGATGCATCAAAAGACGGACTAGGAGCCGTATTGCTAcaaatgaatgaagaaaaatgGCAACCTGTAGCATATGCATCAAGATCGATGACTGAGACTGAAAAACGCTATGCTCAGATTGAGAAGGAGACGCTGGGCCTAGTATTTGGGTGTGGGAAATTTCACACTTATGTTTATGGACTGCCCACATTCACAGCAGAAACTGATCATAAACCACTCATATCAATCCGTAAAAAGAATCTCAATGACATGTCGCCCAGAATCCAACGTATGATGATGACATTGCAGCGCTATGACTTTGACCTAATATACACGCCAGGTAAATACATAGTGCTTGCTGACACACTTTCTAGAGCACCAGAACTCAACAGTGGCACAGCTGAGAACACCGCAGCAGAAGATATTGAACTACACATCAACATGGTCACTGCCTCACTGCCTGCATCAGACACCATACTGCAGCAGATTGTTAAAGAGACAGCAAAAGACTCCATGTTACACAAAGTGTCTCACTGTGTAAACAACGGCTGGTCGAAAGGAGTTTGCCCACAGTTTTTCCCGGTGCGGGCAGAGCTGTGTATGTCAAAAGGACTCCTGCTGAGAAAGAACAGGATTGTTATCCCACAGACCATGCGCAAGGACATGCTTCAACGTCTTCATGAAGGACACCTGGGAGTGGAAAAATGTAAGAGAAGAGCACGTGAAGCCATCTACTGGCCAGGTATCAACAAAGACATAGAGGAAATGATTGAGAAATGTGACATCTGCCTCAGACACCACTACAAACAAGTCAAGGAGCCAATGCTGGTGGCTGACCTTCCCACTGCCCCTTGGCAAAAGGTGGGCACAGATTTATTTCATCTGTATGGCAAGGATTATCTTCTTGTTATAGACTATTACTCGAACTACCCTGAGATTGCGCAACTCTCCAGCACCACCGCACAGTCTGTTATAGTGCACATGAAAGGGTTCTTTGCCAGACACGGAATCCCACAATGTGTTTGTGAGTGACAACGGTCCGCAGTATGACTGTGGAGAGTTTAAAGAGTTTGCGAAGTACTACGGATTCAAGCATGTTACCTCAAGCCCATTGTACCCACAAGCCAATGGTCAGGCTGAAAAGGGAGTACAAATTGTTAAGAGACTACTGAAGAAAGCCAAGGACGGTAAGACTGATCCTCACCTTGCTTTACTTAGCTACAGAGCTGCACCTCTGGAGTGTGGAGCGTCCCCTGCTGAGCTGCTTATGTGTCGCAAGCTCCGCACCACGCTACCACAATTGCAACCAGGACGAGACAATAACAACTGGATTTACAACAAAAAGAGActcaaaatcagacaaaaaatggCCTATGACAGAGCTACAAAAAGTCTGGAACCTCTTTGTGAAAAGGGACACTGTGAGAATCGAGGGACCTAATTGCTGGGACAGAAAAAGCGACCGTGCTCAGTGAAGTCGGACCTAGATCTTACGTTGTGGAAACAGAGGATGGACAAAAAGTGAGGAGAAACAGGAGGAGTCTGTTAAAGACTCATGAGGACACTGACAAACACGGTGAAACtgaatctgaaaaacaaaatgatacaCCGAATGCACACCAAGCTGAGCCTAATACCACAGCCTCTCAAATGACTGAACCAATCAGAAGGTCTACTAGACCTAGAAAACCACCTGAGAGACTTATTGAAAAAGTATAATGCTTTACATTGTTGTTTAGAGTAGAGTGCcttgttattgttatttctttATGAGGTACTTGTATCGTGCAACATTTTGACTTTTTGCATGTTCGTAAGGCTTTATTACAAGCAAAGTTAaaagttaagttaaaaaaaaagagctgtttagTTAACCTTTGTTTTATAACTTTGGAAAGGGGATGTAATGATAGGCATTCTATTGAGTAACCACAAGGTGGCAGTATAGCCTTTCCTTCTGTGTGATGCTTATGTTGTAGATAGACGAACAAGCAGTAAGAAAGTTGTTGGACATAACCACGTTGAGGatgtctataaaataaaaatatagcttgCTGCTCATAGAAGCTAGCAGCACAAATGTTCATGCGTGACTTCTTGAATAACAGAAGGCCGAACATTACAATTCCAAATTCCTCCTGCATATCGTCCGCCATGCTTATTCTGAAGTCTCGCGAGATTTTGCGAGATTTCCTGTGTTCACAGTCGAGACTCTGGTTgaaaatctgtttgtgtgtggtgtgctgtcttTGTCACATGATGGCACACCACACACTATAGGAGCAAAAAGGTTAAATCTAGGATTTTTTATCCTCATGTTTGTGGTctatcacattttgaaaatcttataagatgtaaaaaatcttttggtgtgtacccaACATTAAGTGCATCAATCATTCATTAAAGGTGCAAAACAAACACagccaaacacaaacaacagtctGATGCAACAGCTGCTGCTTTCTACCGCAGAGTCAGTgatttaagaattatttaataatttaataaattaatttagtaaattaatcaataaactaaaataaccCAAATGTGATATacaaaatttttataataaataaaaggaaaagtgTGTGAACTTTCAAAACTAACTAGGTAATTAGTCAAAGCAactgattagaaaaaaaatggtttgcatCATTTTAGCCTTTGTTTGGATCATAAAAAATCAGCCTAAATGAGGTGATGTTTAGCAGATACAGTATACATTTATTCACATCAGTTTATATGgaacaataaacattaacttacttgaaaagttacaataaaatatttaatatttttattgttaggcTTTACCTTTGTGTGTCGCTCCAACCATTAAATGCCTTTTGGATGAATCTGAAGTTACTTTGTTTCAGATGTTTTAATCTGAGGTGTGCTGTAAGccattttaattattcactttGTGATGAACAACCATTATAATACATTTGATCCTTACACATAGTTCTATATGACTGGCCTCTTTTTGTCATTGTTGGTTTTTGATTTATATCAGCACAGATTCAACATGATAAAAGTGAAgcataaattacataatatttgtctttattatttattccaCTGGACTGAAGGTTTGTGATTCAATTTTCCTAGTAAGATAATgcaacaaaactgaatttttatttcacttaataaGTTTGCTTAATTCTTAAATTCTGACAAAACCTGCAACAAAGTATAATTATAAAGGAATGATATTCAATGAAACAAactacataatattaaaatgcatgtagTGTAAATTATAACTATTATGATTATTTACCTTTTTTGGCTTTATGATAGTTGCAGTTTTTGTGAAATTGTTCTCAGAATGATGGCTTTTtcagtttaattacaatttatgttctgtaaaaatattGAGCAGAGAGGATGCTGgctgaaatattttcagagttAATATGAGTTTAACTGTCTTTTTAAACCAGGGGTAAAATAAAGCATAGACCATAGGATTCAGACCTGAGTTACTAAACACGAACCATGTCAAAACATTTATGGTAATGGAAGAAACTCCTGATATGGAACAGATATAATATGGAATCCAACAAAGCAGATAAACTGTGACAATGATTCCTAATGTCAGAGCAGCTTTGCTCTCAGATTTACTTCTCACTGAACCTTTAATTACGCATTTGTCACCCTTCATCAGGGTGTTTATAACTTTCACTTGCTGATGTACAACATAGAAAATCCTCAAATATAAAGATATTATCAGgatacaaggaaaaataaaacacatgaacagATCAGTGACTATCCAAGCAAAACCCACCATAGGATAACACTCTCCATAACACATGTATGTTCTACGTGAAATGtcaaaataactattattaattacaaaGGCAGAGCTATAAGTTGAGGAGCAAAACCAGCTCAGACAGAtgcttattaatgttttagtCATGGTTATTTTCTGTGGGTACAGTAAAGGGTGACAAACAGCCACATAACGATCAacagcaattaaaactaaattactaagaGATGCTGAGAGAAGCATCGCAATAAATATGTAAAAGAGTCTACAGAAAGTGTCTCCAAAGTACCAACACATCTCAATCAGCTTTATGGCCTCTATGGGCATCACAAGTCCAATAAGCATGTCGgccacagccagagagagaatgatcaggttggttggagtgtgaagcttcttgaagtgagagatggagatgatcaccagcaggttcagaaacacagtccatgctgacagcaatgaaaaaaacacatataaaacattGTATTCATGCCTGGTGCGTTTTCCCTTGATACATGATGAGTTGATGGCAGGAAAGCAGTATTGAGTCTCATGATCCTCTATCTCATAGGCCATGTGTGAGTCTCCTCCTgttaggagtttgttctgctctccaTACTGTCCTTTCATTTATATAGTGTCTGGATCAGACTGACCAACCCATCTACCACCCACTCTGATGCTgcataatgacattattttgacTGATGTGATCTTTAGACACCTTATTTAGGACCTATACATTATTTCtgctatatttttttgtaatcattttttatttttgtaattattattttcctaTTAATGATCTAGACGGGTGGCCCTCAACAGTCTAATCTGTTCCACCACAGTTTCATAAtgaaccaaaatattttttttttttaacttttcatattTGCCTAAAAGGTCTCTTACATTGTgctttgcaatttaattaaatatatatttatgttgtgcTGCGAGTTCCAAAGCGAAGCACAGAACTGTGTTTATGCTAGAAGCTCAATACGTGGTGTTTTCAGCAGTTTGGTTCCCAAGAATGCAGCAAACTCGATGTCTGCATGTGTTGTgaatttaacatgcatttaggAATGTAACATCAGTGCTGGCTCTACCTAATTAATGACATGTGGTTGCATAGGGCTCCATGTCATGGGTTCAGACAGTGATGCTTGGTAAAAATAACTTTGATAAAGTTTGCTTGTGTCAgtgttaatgtttgaaaatgaagaagcAGCACTACCCGTCCAGTGATGAGATGGAAAGAAAGTGAGGTATATAAGGGTAAATGATGAagtttgaaaatatattgttgaAATGCCAGAATTGTTTCTTATCAGTTTCAGGACTCCTGAAACTGTTTACTGTGACTAAaccggtcacaattgtgaccaaaaacattcatttgcgagtgatatttttgctgagatttgcTGCCACTGGTGACTATATAAATTTACATGTTATGGGCCCTTTTTTAAtgatctaagcacatggtctaaagcgcacgcCTTAGGTGCACTCTGGGGGTGTtggaatccacttttgctagtttaacaatGGAAAAATGGTCGGCTCGCctgggcgcatggtctaaacaggTTTTCCCTAttttcttaatgagtaatgggtgttttttgggcgtaacatgcgataaaccaatcagagtcttaTCTACcattccctttaaaagccagttgcacaAGCGCCATGTcagatttgctatttacatggaggaatgtcatttttgatttttttaaatgtttgtgtgttgctgcgcatccctgtgtgtgtagTAAATAAAGTGTACGTGTGTTGTGCACCTGCCTTTAGGAGCATATTATTGAcccgctctttaaataacaaagaaaaaatattgtgccaGACTTTAGAACTGTCACTAAACGAGCCAGAGACTGCAGGTAAGTGAAAGGACAGGATGATTTATTGACAGGCTTGATGGCAGATCGTTAGGAGCTAATGGCAGGTGAGTATCTAGGAAATAGCAACAGTTCAGTGGGTCTTAGCTGAAGGTGGATGAGGGTTCTTGGTAGCAGGATCGTCAGAGATGGTAACCAGGGAACAAGGAGTGCAACTTAGGAGAATCACAGGTAGTTCTGAAGAAAAGTATACACAGGTTAGTCCACACTGAGTCTGGTAACAGTTTGGGCTAGTGAATGTTAGACCAGATGCTGACAAACTGTGGTGAGAGTGATTTACTAGCTGACTTGATTGGTGGGTGCAGGTGCGGGTGATCAGTAATCAGGTGACAGGGATCTGGTGTGAGTGGGAGCAGGTGACTGTGATGACGGAGGTGGCTGTTACTGTGGTGAATCCTTGACACTACCCCCTCCTCCAGGGGCGACTCCTGACACCCTCATGCGGCGACGGGGGCGGCCACGGCCTTTGGGTGTGGGGCGTTCAGGATGGACATGATGAAATTCCTCCAGCAGAATGGGATCATGAATGTCATCCTGGACCACCCAGGGATGTTCCTCTGGTCCATATCCTTACCAGTCAACCAAGTATTCAAGTCGGCCACCCCGTCGCTGTGAGTCCTTGATGTTTCTGACCTGATATACTGATGGCTTGTCTAGGATCTCTGGAGGAGGAGGCTCATCTGGCTTGTGGAGTTATGGAGTGGAAGGAGTGAAGGGTTTAAGGAGGGAAACATGGAAGAAGGGGTGAATTCGGTACCGGCGTGGCAATTGGACTTGGTAGGTAAGCTCATTGATCTGCCTCCGAATCGTGAATGGACTCAGATTTCTACAGGGCAGACGGAAGCGCAGATCTTGGGTGGACAGCCATACCTTGTCTCCTGAATGGTATGAGGGAGTAGAGGCATGCCAGGCATCTGCGAAGGTATAGTGTCTCCGTACTGCACGCTGGAGGTGGACATGAGCTGAGTCCCACATACTCTCGCTCACTTGGAACCAGTAGTCTACAGCTGGAACTTCTGATGGCTCTCCTGTCAACAGAAAGAGTGGGGGCTGGTAGCCAAGTATGCACTGGGAGGGCGTGAGGCCGGTGGTGCTCTGCCAGAGGGAATTCTGTGCTACTTGGCCCAAGGGAGGAAGTGGCTCCAGCTGTATTGATCTTCTTGGCAGTATGCCTGGAGGTAACATCCGAGTTCCTGGATCTTCCGCTCAGTCTGTCCATTCATCTGCAGATGGTAGCTGGAGGACAGGCTTACTGTGACCCCTAGCAGACAGAAGAAGGGCTTTCACACATGGGAGATGAATTGAGGACCCCGGTCAGAGACGATATCCTCTGGTATTCAAAAGTTCCTGAAGACATGTGTGAACAATTGTTCTGCAGTTTCTAGGACAGCTGGTAGCCCAGGGAGGGAAATTAACTTGCAGGCTTTTGAAAAATGATCCACTGCCACTAGGATACATGTGTTACCATCAGATTCTGGTAGGTCAGTCACGAAATCAATCCCCATGTGTGACCAGGGCCGACGAGGAATAAGTAGGGGCATGAGCTTGCCCACCAGAAGGAGATGAGGGGTCGATGacatggcacagactgagcaacTGCGGACGTATCGGTTGACATCACGGGACATACTGGGCTACCAGTACCGAGCTTGGAGGTGCGAGAGGGTCCATtggctgcctggatgtccagagccCGGTACACTATGAAGTAACCCCAGAAGGGACTACTGTTGGGAACTGGAAATGAATGTTCTCCCTTCTGGGCCTCCCAGTGGAGCGGGTTCGGCCTGAGTGGTGGCTCTGATATCTCTGTCGATGTTCTAGAGGATGGGGCTTACAATGTGGGCTGGAGGGAGAATCGGCTCGGGATCAGATGGAGCATCAAGGGAGTGGAGACTGGACAGGGCATCAGCTTTGCAATTTCGGTTTCCTTGGTGGTAGGTGATGATAAAATTAAACCAGGTGAAAACAGAGCCCAGCGGGCTTGCCGGGAGGTTGATCCTCTTGGCATCACAGAGATATTGAAGATTTTTGTGATCTGTGATTACTGTGAATGGATGGTAACTCCCTCCAGCCAATTCCGCCACTCTTCTAGGGCTAGTTTAATGGCCAGCAACTCCCTATTCCCAATATCATAATTCTGCTCCGCTGGGGTTAGTTTCTTGGAATAGTATGGACAAGGCTGGAGGTGTGAAGGCTCACCGAACTGCTGGGACAACACGGTTCTGACTCCGGAAACTGAAATCCTTGATGAAGTGTCAATAGAAATTAGCAAATCCTAGGAATCTCTGAAGCTCTTTTAAAGACTGGGGAATGGGCCACTCTGTGATGGCTGTTACCTTCCACTGGTCCATCTGAATTCCTTCCGGGCCGATGATGTAAACGAGGAACTGCACAGTGGGGTGGTGGAACTTGCACTTCTCCAGCTTGAGCTATAGATGGTGCTGACAGAGCCTCTGAAGGACCTGCTTAACGTGGTGCCGTTGTTCGGCCAGGTTCTGGGAGTAGAtgaggatatcatcgatgtaAACAATCACAAAGTTGTGGAGGAACTCTCGGAACACCTCGTTCATGAATCCTTGGAAGACGGATGGGGCGTTGGCAAGGCCATACGGCATGACTAGGTACTCATAGTGGCCGGAAGGGGTACTGAAGGCTGTCTTCCATTAATCGCCCTCCCGGATTCGAACAAGGTTAAATGTGCTCTGCAGGTCCAGCTTGGAGAAGATGCATGCCCCCTGGAGTTCCTCGAAAGCGGCTGGGACCAGGGGAAGTTGTTAAGGAAGTTTGACCATCTGCAAGTTCAAAGCTTGATAATCAATGCAGGGCGCAAGCCCCCCTTCTTTTTTACCTTATACTTCACTTGCCCAAGTCCTAGCAGTTTTCCTTGAATTGTTTTGACTCGGAGCTCCTGGGCATGGCGGTGGTGAGCCAGCTGAGGATAGCTCAGGAGGTCTTGAGATATGAAGTTGCCCGAGGAGCCCAAGTAATCCAGGGCTGAGACTGTAACAGAACAGGCTGGAGTGAATAGTTGCACTGTAAGCACAGAAAGTGTGGCAATTACTGGGTCAAACTGAATAGTACTTCCCAGCAGGACATGGGGGTCTGACGGGACAAGCAATGATGTAATGGTTGGTAGCGGCGCAATAGAGGCAGAGTTCAGCTGTGAGTCTGCGAGCTCATTGAGAAAGCCGGGTGGAATCCAGTTGCATGGGTTCTGGTACTGGGGGACTGCTGGCAGGGGAGACAGACTGGTGAGTGGCTTGGGTGTGGCAGGCGGCTAGGTGCTGGGAAATGCGATTGGCTTTTGATGATTCAGCAGAatcatcaaattatatatatatatatatatatatatatatatatatatatatatatatatatatatatatatatatatatatattctagctGACTACTTTGTTTATATaaagcattttgctaaatatatgcgcTAAactgcatattcatatttttacttaacctgtaaAATGATAAGAAAGAATGCAAGAAGCTAAAGATAAAAATCAACACCTCCTCCTATATAATTGAATGttactaataaagaaaaacagactggatTGGTGCAAGACAATATGACAACATTTATAAGATGCATTGAGAAGGAGCCAAAACTATACTCAATGACCAAGTGATGCTGACATAAttatggtccatgatattggCACAAAgtgtaataaacaattctttgtgGCTGTATATTGTTCTTGAGTTGGAAATGTTAACTGAAccttatactaaagtgttaccacttgtttttatgtgttgctaTATCCATACCaatagtataaaaaataacatttatgtatcggtcagataaaaaaaaaatctaaatttactaATTAGAAAATTTCTTATTACTTAATATATACTTAGTATGGTATTACTGTTTCCAACAGCAACTGACTTTAGCATACAGACTACATTAGTATAACTCAACAGTGCTAGCATTTCACTCGCATTTGCTGCTAAGAATATATGTGCGcgtctttaaaatatctttaggagaatgtgtgggaaaaaaaaagtccctgCAGGGTTTTTTATAAGTCCTAAATTTTATAACAGGCATCTTACTTGTAAATGTGATTATTATAAATCAAAAGGccataatttcataatataaacatgagcactgcatgttttAGAGTGAAAATGAGGTGCTGTTGCACGTTCTACAGGCTCACTTTTATGGTGACCACTCGGATACTGCTCTGTTGGTCACTAGATTTTTCAGGACAATGTGGAACGTGTGACAGAGATAAATTTACTACTATTAGACTATGTAAATATTGATAATGATTGGATGATAACAGTCCTTTAATCATCAATAAGTTTTGTTAATAGTCACCAACTCAGTGACTGCCACTCAGTTTGCCCACGTTCGACTCATACAGTTTAATTTACTTTACTGAACCTATTCAgtctaaaataaactgaattaacaGTCTAGTaggtaaaaataatttgatactAAACTTAATTTCCTTTATAGCATATATGTTCATTTATT carries:
- the LOC109111319 gene encoding trace amine-associated receptor 13c-like, giving the protein MKGQYGEQNKLLTGGDSHMAYEIEDHETQYCFPAINSSCIKGKRTRHEYNVLYVFFSLLSAWTVFLNLLVIISISHFKKLHTPTNLIILSLAVADMLIGLVMPIEAIKLIEMCWYFGDTFCRLFYIFIAMLLSASLSNLVLIAVDRYVAVCHPLLYPQKITMTKTLISICLSWFCSSTYSSAFVINNSYFDISRRTYMCYGECYPMVGFAWIVTDLFMCFIFPCILIISLYLRIFYVVHQQVKVINTLMKGDKCVIKGSVRSKSESKAALTLGIIVTVYLLCWIPYYICSISGVSSITINVLTWFVFSNSGLNPMVYALFYPWFKKTVKLILTLKIFQPASSLLNIFTEHKL